One genomic segment of Methanofastidiosum sp. includes these proteins:
- a CDS encoding phosphoheptose isomerase translates to MTYLRENIGPNGKKTSPKLVDGLKNFIIDIDGVICDDIPNEEPERMESAKEIPNAKATINKWYDEGHIITFFTSRTEKEREVTVKWLKDHEIRYHNIIFGKPRGGNYHYIDDKDIRATRFEGKFGEFVKKTKEIQVFE, encoded by the coding sequence TTGACTTATCTTAGAGAAAATATCGGTCCCAATGGTAAAAAAACAAGCCCTAAACTAGTGGATGGATTAAAAAACTTTATTATTGATATCGACGGAGTAATATGTGATGATATACCTAATGAAGAGCCCGAAAGAATGGAATCAGCAAAAGAGATTCCTAATGCTAAAGCCACTATAAATAAATGGTATGACGAAGGGCACATTATAACCTTTTTTACTTCAAGAACTGAAAAAGAAAGAGAAGTTACTGTCAAGTGGTTAAAAGACCATGAAATTAGATACCATAATATTATCTTTGGTAAGCCAAGGGGTGGTAATTACCATTACATTGACGATAAAGACATAAGAGCTACAAGATTTGAAGGCAAATTCGGAGAATTTGTTAAAAAAACGAAGGAGATTCAAGTTTTTGAATAA